The DNA sequence aactcatATAGTGTAAATTTTTGGTATATGTTTTGTAGAGTGGACATGTTATCAATTACATAATTGATATATACATTACATATACACATATTGGGGGTTCAAtccccatataatttttttgtcgataaaattagatgtagtactcagccttaacgggttagaagtcccacccctatcacattgtatatacatatattcaaGTAAACATGGAGGGGCAGTGAAAGAGAAACTCGTGAGTGAGGAGATACGATTTATTAACATACTCGGCAGACGACGGCCGGCGCCTCGCCCGGCCATCGACACCGGGACCTTACACTAACAGTACACACCACGACCTACGTACACATATCTTACACAATAGGAATGTAACAATAATACATCGGGAAAGCACGCGAACAACGAAACCACGATCCCACCGTGTGGCTCTCCGgcgacattataataatataatttggaCTACGTTCGTGAGGGCCGATATATACAGACTGCACACCGACTTTGTATACTAATAGTGAAATGCGAAGTAAAGGCATCGAGCCGCGCCCCGACTCCCGCCCGGCCCGGGGCCGCGCCCCCGTCACTCCGCGCCCGCCGCGGCCTTCGGCGCCGCCTCGTCTGGCGTCGCGGGCTCCGGCGGCGGTGTCGCGTCCGGCGCGGCGCCGTCGGACGCGGGCGAcagcggcgcgcgcggcgcgggcggcgccaGCAGCGTGGTCCACTCCCCGTCGGGCGCGTACAGACACTCCACACACGACAGGAACTCCTTGCCGTCGAAGCCCCCCACCACGTACAGCGCGTCCTCCAGCACGGCCAGGCCCAGCGCGGCCCGGGGCCGGCGCAGCGCGGGCCCCGAGCGCCAGGCGTCCGCGGCGTCGGGCCCCAGCCAGTCCGTGCGGCGCAGCGAGGCGGCCCCGTCCGACCCGCCCGCCACCACGAGGCGGCCCCGCCACGCGGCGGCGCccacggcgcggcgcgcggtgGGCAGCGCGGGCCCCCACTCCCAGGCGCCGGCGCCCAGCTTGAGGCGCTCGGTGCTGGCGAGGCAGTGCCAGGCGTCGCAGCCGCCCAGCGCCCACAGCGCCCCGTCCCAGCACACGCTGGCGCACTGCGACCGTCCTGCAACGACACGTACATGGTGCAAGCTGTCGCCTCTCGTATACTCCCGTATGTCGCGGACTATTCAAAACTTAAAATACacaagataatataatataactgtaGGTTTACTCCTTACAACATATGGAAGACACAGACGATATGATTtgagcaaaaataataaaataaaataaatttatctatGAATAATCAATTGGTATTCAATGTATTATTGTATGGCACATTTAATCGCATTACACCGCCAGTCGACTGACCTGCATTGAGCGGCGGCGCCTCGTCCCAAGCGTCGGCGTCGGGGTCGTACCGCAGCACCCGCTTGAGGTTGGCCCCCGCGGCCCAGCCGCCCACCACGTacagcgcgccgcccgccgccgccgcgcccgcgtGCGACACCGCCGCCGGCAGCCGCGCGCGCCCCGCCCAGCGCCCGCCCGCCAGCGCCAGCACCGAGTCCAGCTCCGCGTGCCCGTCCGACCCGCCCAGCGCGTACAGCGTGTCGCCCAGCACGGCCGCCGGGAACCGCGCGCGCGGCCCGCGCATGTCCGGCAGCGCGCTCCACTCGTTCTGCGCCGGGTCGTACGCCTCGGCGGCCCGCAGCACGCGCGCGCGGTCGTACCCGCCCAGCACCAGCAGGCGCTGGCCCAGCACGGCCGCGCCGTgcgccgcgcgccccgccgccagccgcgcgcgccgcccgccgccctcCTCGCGCGCGCCGCCCAGCACGCCGCCGCGCgccacgccgccgccgcccggcaCGTCGCGCCACGCCACGCGCGCCGCCGCCAGCCGCCCGCGCAGCGCCAGCAGCGCGCGGGTGGTGCGCGCGCCCGCCACGCGCGTGGCGGCCAGCACGGCGGCCGCGGCGCGCGCCGTGCGGGCGCCCAGCTGCAGCTGCAGCGGTGGCGCGGGCGCAGTACTGGCGCCGGGCGAGGCGGCGtcggccgcgcgccgcgcctgGCGCCCCCGCTCGGCGGCCTCGCGCCGGTACTCCTGCAGCTCGGGCGCGTCGCCCCGCGCGGCGGGCAGCTCGCCACAGTCCCGCAGGGCTCCGTCGCCGTCCACATACAGTAAATGTGTGCGCGAGCACAGCTCGTCCAGCTGTACACAGTATCAGAAGTATGAGTATGATCACTATTTAAAGATAAAATCATAGCAACAGTTTAAGCATAAAAACTCATTTTCATCCAACACTGTAGGAAGGGAATTATAATTGTGTAGTAAACACTGATGCTTACATCTGCGTCGACTGCCTGTCTATCTCGCAGCCACACGAGCGCGGCGTCGGCCACTGCGAAGGCAGTCTCCTCGCCGCCCTCCGCACTCGTCTCCCGCAACAACTCAATGCGTATCAGCGGCAACGTCGCCAGCGCGCCACTCTTGCACACTTCAT is a window from the Spodoptera frugiperda isolate SF20-4 chromosome 10, AGI-APGP_CSIRO_Sfru_2.0, whole genome shotgun sequence genome containing:
- the LOC118277738 gene encoding influenza virus NS1A-binding protein homolog B, which gives rise to MKPHDDYRNGDGGSDSSDSSGDALEDALSLRDDAAPARVLRALNALRKSRQHYDAVLLAGGAELPVHRAVLAAASPYLLQALAALPALPAPAAAPPACRVDDVDADALAALVDYAYTGRLRVRDAAAARRLYRAAWRLRLEPVRAHLAAALLRRLTPHDCLELRALPDLGEDHLATLDAYIAQNFDEVCKSGALATLPLIRIELLRETSAEGGEETAFAVADAALVWLRDRQAVDADLDELCSRTHLLYVDGDGALRDCGELPAARGDAPELQEYRREAAERGRQARRAADAASPGASTAPAPPLQLQLGARTARAAAAVLAATRVAGARTTRALLALRGRLAAARVAWRDVPGGGGVARGGVLGGAREEGGGRRARLAAGRAAHGAAVLGQRLLVLGGYDRARVLRAAEAYDPAQNEWSALPDMRGPRARFPAAVLGDTLYALGGSDGHAELDSVLALAGGRWAGRARLPAAVSHAGAAAAGGALYVVGGWAAGANLKRVLRYDPDADAWDEAPPLNAGRSQCASVCWDGALWALGGCDAWHCLASTERLKLGAGAWEWGPALPTARRAVGAAAWRGRLVVAGGSDGAASLRRTDWLGPDAADAWRSGPALRRPRAALGLAVLEDALYVVGGFDGKEFLSCVECLYAPDGEWTTLLAPPAPRAPLSPASDGAAPDATPPPEPATPDEAAPKAAAGAE